In Cyprinus carpio isolate SPL01 chromosome A14, ASM1834038v1, whole genome shotgun sequence, a single window of DNA contains:
- the bnip1a gene encoding LOW QUALITY PROTEIN: vesicle transport protein SEC20 (The sequence of the model RefSeq protein was modified relative to this genomic sequence to represent the inferred CDS: inserted 4 bases in 3 codons; substituted 1 base at 1 genomic stop codon), producing the protein MSALGAGSHQRPECRVRIXEQEIIRFDLEIKALVQDVSEWTGAQLKLADXQLKEKFNNLRQRIQDLEQMGKEQDKESDXILNKAEGHQKQMLSSKTAWRKASLACKLSIDWLEKDDLLNSEDMWIRHRKMSKESLTQTSXESLMSISRMMAQQVQQSEETMSTLVGGLASFPFYLSLHAWKLIFYHSFNSCSDVFQACVGNP; encoded by the exons ATGAG TGCTTTGGGGGCCGGAAGTCATCAGCGTCCAGAGTGCAGGGTCCGAATATGAGAACAAGAAATCATCAGGTTTGATTTAGAAATAAAAGCTCTCGTTCAG GATGTCAGTGAATGGACAGGAGCACAACTCAAACTGGCAG TTCAGTTGAAAGAAAAATTCAACAATCTTAGACAACGGATTCAG GATCTGGAGCAAATGGGAAAAGAACAGGACAAAGAGTCTG AGATACTCAATAAAGCAGAAGGACATCAGAAACAGATGCTTAG TAGTAAGACCGCTTGGAGGAAGGCCAGTCTCGCCTGTAAACTCTCCATTGATTGGCTGGAGAAGGATGATTTGTTAAATTCAGAGGACATGTGGATAAGACACAG AAAGATGAGCAAAGAAAGCCTCACTCAGACCTC AGAGAGTCTGATGAGCATCAGCCGGATGATGGCACAGCAGGTCCAGCAGAGCGAGGAGACTATGAGCACATTAGTTGGGGGTCTGGCAAGTTTTCCATTTTATCTGAGTCTGCATGCttggaaattaatattttatcattcgTTCAACTCCTGTAGCGACGTCTTCCAGGCCTGTGTTGGAAACCCATGA
- the nkx2.5 gene encoding homeobox protein Nkx-2.5, which translates to MFSSQMTSTPFSVRDILNLEQNQEDLVSLDMSQRLDSALIPTSSCMLSTFKQEQFMEMPSGASLFSEDLQDDKGNKNSSLNFSTAAFYGKNFLEMDFVKDAKMDETFEEKEKKDISCTQEDPSEDLKQDDTDRPKQRKRRKPRVLFSQAQVYELERRFKQQKYLSAPERDHLASVLKLTSTQVKIWFQNRRYKCKRQRQDQTLEMVGIAPPRRISVPVLVRDGKPCLGDASTYNTSYNVGLNHFTYNTYPAFSNFPSPGNTNYSCNYPPSVSSLQPSQSSNNYINFGAGDLNNAQAPFQSSSGVPSLHGIRAW; encoded by the exons ATGTTTTCCAGCCAGATGACTTCTACTCCTTTCTCAGTGCGGGACATACTGAACCTGGAGCAGAATCAGGAGGACTTGGTCTCTCTGGATATGTCTCAGCGGCTGGACAGTGCACTTATTCCGACCTCATCCTGCATGCTGTCCACTTTCAAACAAGAGCAGTTCATGGAAATGCCATCCGGAGCGTCTCTCTTCAGCGAAGACCTTCAGGACGACAAAGGCAACAAAAACAGCTCTCTGAACTTCAGTACCGCTGCCTTTTATGGGAAGAATTTCCTAGAAATGGACTTTGTTAAAGACGCAAAGATGGATGAAACttttgaagaaaaagagaaaaaag ACATCAGCTGCACTCAGGAAGATCCAAGTGAAGATCTGAAGCAGGATGATACGGATCGACCCAAACAGAGGAAAAGGAGGAAGCCTCGTGTTCTGTTCTCTCAGGCGCAGGTGTACGAGCTGGAGAGGCGCTTCAAACAGCAGAAATACCTCTCCGCACCTGAGAGAGATCACCTAGCCAGCGtgctcaaactcacctccacacaGGTCAAGATCTGGTTCCAGAACAGACGCTATAAGTGCAAGAGGCAGCGTCAGGACCAGACCCTGGAGATGGTGGGCATCGCTCCTCCGAGACGCATCTCGGTGCCGGTTTTGGTTCGGGATGGAAAGCCGTGCCTGGGCGACGCTTCCACATACAACACCTCTTACAACGTGGGGCTCAATCATTTCACCTACaacacctaccctgcctttagtAATTTCCCGAGTCCGGGCAACACGAACTACTCATGCAACTACCCACCGAGCGTGTCCTCCCTCCAGCCCTCACAGTCCAGCAACAACTACATCAACTTCGGAGCTGGGGATCTAAATAACGCGCAGGCTCCGTTTCAGTCCAGCAGCGGGGTTCCCTCACTACACGGCATCCGAGCTTGgtga